A segment of the Marinobacter arenosus genome:
GAACTGGTTGCCGTCCTACGGTCGGAGTCAGGCCACCAGTGACCTTGTGGCTGCGGTGATTGTCACCGTGATGCTGATTCCCCAGTCACTGGCCTATGCCCTGCTGGCCGGGTTGCCCGCCCAGGTCGGGTTGTACGCCAGTATCCTGCCGCTGATCGTCTACGCGGTGTTCGGGACCAGCCGTACGCTCTCGGTCGGTCCGGTGGCCGTCGCCTCCCTGATGACGGCGGCGGCGCTGGCGCCCCTGGCCGAAGCCGGTGCCCCGGAGTACATCGCCGGGGCCATCCTGCTGGCGGTGATGTCGGGGCTGATGCTCATGGCGATGGGCCTGATGCGGCTGGGCTTCCTGGCCAACTTCCTGAGCCACCCGGTGATTTCGGGTTTTATTACCGCCTCGGGTCTGGTCATTGCGGCCAGCCAGCTGAAACACCTGTTTGGCATTCCCGCGTCCGGCCACAACCTGGTGGAGATCATCCAGTCGCTGATGCAGTCCCTTGGCCAGACCAACGGGGCGACCCTTGCCATCGGCGTCGGGGCCCTGGTATTCCTGCTGCTGGCGCGTCGGTATCTAAAGCCCGGGCTGGTTGCCGCCGGCGTGCCGTTGAGACTGGCCGATACCCTGACCAAGACGGCACCGATCCTGGCGGTTCTGGTGACCACCCTGGTGGCGTGGCAACTGGACCTGGGGGCCGCCGGTGTCAGGCTCGTGGGCGCCGTGCCGGCCGGGTTGCCCGAGTTAACCCTGCCAAGCCTGGACTGGGCCCTCTGGCAACAGCTGGCGGTCAGTGCCCTGCTGATCAGCGTGGTCGGATTTGTCGAGTCGGTGTCGGTGGGTCAGACGCTTGCGGCCAAGCGACGCCAGCGTATCGATCCTGACCAGGAGCTGGTGGGCCTTGGCGCCGCCAACCTCAGCGCCGGCCTGTCCGGTGGCATGCCGGTGACGGGCGGGTTCTCCCGTTCGGTGGTCAACTACGACGCCGGCGCGGAAACGCCGGCAGCCGGTGCCTACACCGCGGTGGGCATCGCCCTGGCGACTCTGTTCCTGACTCCGGCGATCGCCTATCTGCCCCAGGCCACGCTTGCGGCAACCATCATTGTGGCCGTGTCCACGCTGATCGACCTGCCGGCGCTGGGGCGGACCTGGCGTTATTCCCGACCGGATTTCGGGGCCATGCTGGCGACCATCCTGTTGACCCTCGTGCACAGTGTGGAGGCGGGCATCATCGCGGGTGTGGCGTTGTCCATCGGACTCTTCCTGTACCGCACCAGCCGGCCCCACAGTGCCGTTGTCGGTCGTGTTCCGGGTACCGAGCATTTTCGCAATGTGCTTCGCCATGAGGTGGAACTGTGCCCCAAGGTGACGTTCCTGCGGGTGGACGAAAGCCTGTACTTTGCCAATGCCCGGTTTCTGGAGGAGCGGGTCATGGACCTGGTGGCCGATGAACCCGAACTCAAACATCTGGTGCTGGTGTGTCCGGCGGTGAACCTGGTGGATGCCTCGGCGCTGGAAAGCCTGGAGGCCATCAATGAGCGGCTCAGGGATGCCGGCGTGACCCTGCACCTGTCGGAGGTGAAAGGGCCGGTGATGGACCGGCTCAAGCGAACCGAATTGCTGGCCAAACTCAGTGGCCAGGTGTTTCTGAGTACCTTTGAAGCCTGGCAGCAACTGATCGGTAACAAGGCCGCCGAGCGTATTCCTGTCTGACCGGCGGGCCTTGGCCCTCGCCGGGGTAAGACCGGTATCATGGGGTATTCCACGAGGTTCAGGCGGCACGTTACCTATGGGCATGACAGAGAATCTGCTATCGACCGGCCAGTGGGTTGTCACCCTGGTGCTGTTCCTGCTGATTCTGGTGAGAGCGGTTCGCACCATCGACTGGCAGGCCTTCCGCCGCGACAACGCGCTCCAGCACTCGTTTTTTGGCGCGGCCGTCGTGCTCGGTTTTCTCTGGCAGCTGCGGGCCGGAATCTCGCCCGGCCTGGCCATCCATGTGTTCGGGATCACCGTGATCACCCTGATGTTGGGCTGGGCCCTGGCGGTCCTGTCCGGGCTGCTGGCGCTCGTGATCACCGTCATTACCGGCCGCGAGCCGCTGCTGATGTTTGCGGCCAATGGCCTGGTGACGGTGATGGTGCCGGCGCTGGTCAGTTACGGCATCATGCTGTGGGAGCGCCGATGCAACTTCCGGAATTTCTTCGCCTACATCTTTTTTTGCGGCTTCTTCGGCGCCGGACTGTCGGTGGCGGCCGCCGGCGTGGTGATGTGTCTGATGCTCTGGAGCAGCGGCGTGTACAGCTTCGGGGAACTGGTCCACGAATACATCCGCTACCTGCCGCTGTTCATGATTCCGGAAGGGTTTGTGAATGGCACCTTCGTGACCGGGCTGATGGTGTTCCATCCCGATCGGTTGACCACGCTGGATCAGCGGCGCTATCGCTAGGCCGGGGCCAGCAGGGTTCGTGCCCGGCACCGCGCTTCGCGGGCCCAGGCCGGCACGGCGCTGGCCGGCATCGGACGTTCGATGCCGTAGCCCTGGATAAAATGGCAGCCCATCTCTCTCAGTGCCCGGGCCTGGGCGGGGCTTTCGACGCCTTCCGCGAGGGCTGGCCGGGAAAACCGCTGGGCCAGAAAGATCACACTTTCCACGATGGCGCGGTCGTTGGTATCGGTCAGCATATTGCGGACAAAACTCTGGTCAATCTTGATGATGTCCACCGGCAGGGTGCGCAGGTAGGTCAGTGACGAGAAACCCGTGCCGAAATCATCCAGGGCGACTTTCAGCCCCAGGGCCCGGCACCGGCCCAGGACGTTGCTGGCCCGTTTGGTGTCCTCCAATGCGGTGGTTTCCAGGACTTCGAGGGTAAGCTGGCCGGGATCCAGTTCCGGATGGCTTTTCAGGAAGCTGGCCAGGTAGTCGGCAAATCCGGGGTCCATGAGGTGCCGGGCGCTGATGTTGATACTGACCGTGAAACACTCGCCGGCGGCCTGCCAGGCGTTCAGTTGATGAACCGCCTGCTTGACCACCCACTGGCCGAGCGGTATCTCCAGGTGGCTGTTTTCCAGTGCCGGCAAGAATTCCCCGGGTGCCAGTTGCCCCCGTGTGGGGTGATTCCAGCGAATCAGCGCCTCGAAGCCCTTGAGTGTCGAGTCCGACACCCGGATCTGGGGTTGGTAGTGAAGCTCGAATTCCCCGTTCTCAAGCGCCCGGCTGATCTCCGTGAGCTGGTCCCGGCGTCTGCGACGGTAGGCATCCAGCCCCGGATCAAAGACATGGTATTGGTTACGGCCTTTTTCCTTGGCCGAATACATGGCCTGGTCCGCGTGACGGACCAGGCTTTCGGCATCGGCGTCGTCGTCCGGATAACGGGTGATTCCGATACTGCCGGTTATCTGGATGGTTTCGCCAGACACGGCCAACGGCGTGCTGACACAATCCAGGATGCGTTGATAAACGCCGTCGTGACGGTCGCTCTGGAGCAGCAGGATGAACTCGTCGCCCCCGATCCGGGCAATGGTATCGCCGCTGCGGAGTGTGTGACTCAGCCGCTCGGCAATCAGTTTCAGGGCCCGGTCGCCTTCCGTTCGCCCCAGGCGATGGTTGAGTGCCTTGAAGCCATCGAGATCAAGGCAACAGACCGAGAGGCCGCGCCGGAGCCGGTCCGCGTGCGCGCATGCGGAGCGAAGGCGTTCGATCAGCAGTTGCCGGTTCGGCAGCCCGGTCAGGTCATCGTAGTTGGCGGCCCGGTCCAGCTCCCGGGCGTGATTTTTCAGGGCGGTGATGTCCGAAAATGCTGCGACGTGGTAGAACTTGCCCGGCTGGTCCAGATGAACCCGGCTGATGGCGAGCATCTCGATGTAATCCTCGCCGTTCCTGCGACGGTTCCAGATCTCACCGCGCCAATGGTCGGTTTTCTCCAGGGATTGCCACATTGACCGGTAATACTCCGGGGAATGCCGTCCGGAACTCAGGATGGCCGGCGTCAGCCCCAGAACCTCGTGACGGGCGTAACCGGTGATGCGTGAAAACGCCGGGTTAACATCCAGGATCCGGTTGTTGTGATCACTGATCAGGATGGCATCGTGGCTGCGGTCAAACACGCTGGCGGCAATCCGCAGGTTGCGCTCGCTGGCTTTGCGATCGGAAATGTTGCTCTGGATGACCACGAAACCGTGCCGTCCGCTCCAGTCACCGTCAACGGGGGCGCAATACACCTGAACCCAGAATGGTTGCCCGGCCCGGCTGTAGTTGAGAATGTCCTCCTGCACCGGCTCCCCCTGAAACAGCTTGCGCCGGATTCGCCGGATGGTTTCCGGGTCGGTGTCGGGGCCGAACAGCAGTTCCCCGGGGGTGTGCCCGATCGCGTCCGCCAGACGGTAACCCGTGTGTTCTTCAAAACCGGGATTGACCCACTCGATGACGCCGGCGCTATCCAGCAGCATCACCATGTTCCGGGTGATGGAGGCAACGCTGGCGAGCCTGTGGGTCAGGGTGTTGGATACGGTTGGATGCGGGGCCCGGTCTGCTGGCATGGTGCGGTAACAAGTGCCTCCGAATTGAGGGGTCGGTCAGTGAGCCGTGATGCTACTGCACAAGCGCCGGAAAAAAATGCCCAATTCGTTCGCCGGGTTTGATCGATGTCATTTTCTTGTGCATCTGTCGCCCGGGTGGCGTCAGTTACGCCAGTACGAGTGCTTCTGAAGCTTTCGTTGCAGGGTGCGGCGGTGCATGTTCAGGGCCCGGGCGGTGGCGGATACATTGCCATCGTGTTCATTCAGCACGCGCTGGATGTGTTCCCATTCCATTTCCTCCACCGAGGGCGGTACCGCACGCAGTTCCGGGGCCGTCGCCAGGGGGTCAAACCCCGAGATCAGCTGTTTCACGGTGACCGGTTTGCACAGATAGTTGACCGCGCCACGCCGCATCGCCTCGACGGCCGTGGCGATGCTGCCGTACCCGGTCAGCACCAGGACCTTCAGGTCGGGTTGCCGGCTCAGCAGGTCCGGCAGCAGTTGCAGGCCACTGTCACCGGCAAGGTTCAGGTCCAGGACGCAATGGTGGAAACGTTGCTGCGCCAGCGCCTGTCGGGCCTCGTCAGCGGAATGGGCGACCGCCGCCCCAATGCCTTGCCGGTCCAGTGAGCGGTGCAGGACCTGCAGGAACGTCTCGTCGTCATCAATCAGCAGCCAGGTTGGGGCATCAGTCATGTTCGCCTTCCTCCGGTACCCGGGGTAGTTCGATGATCATCGTGGTTCCCTGTCTGCTGCTGCGGGCCTTCAGCGTACCGCCAAAGCGCTGGATGGTAGCGTTGGACAGGAACAGGCCGACGCCCAGACCGTGTTCGGAATCGACAACGTCCTGGCCCGGGGCGTTCCCGTCCTTCGGGATCAGGCCGTCGCCCTGGTCTTCCACCACGATCTCCACGCCATCGCTTTTAGTGATGCGGGCACTGATGCTCACCCAGGCCGGGCTGGCGCTGAGGGCGTTGGCCAGCAGGTTGAGCACCGCCTGATCCAGGGTGGTGTCCACGGCAATGGCAGCGTCCGGGAACGGG
Coding sequences within it:
- a CDS encoding SulP family inorganic anion transporter; this translates as MDIKRYLPVLNWLPSYGRSQATSDLVAAVIVTVMLIPQSLAYALLAGLPAQVGLYASILPLIVYAVFGTSRTLSVGPVAVASLMTAAALAPLAEAGAPEYIAGAILLAVMSGLMLMAMGLMRLGFLANFLSHPVISGFITASGLVIAASQLKHLFGIPASGHNLVEIIQSLMQSLGQTNGATLAIGVGALVFLLLARRYLKPGLVAAGVPLRLADTLTKTAPILAVLVTTLVAWQLDLGAAGVRLVGAVPAGLPELTLPSLDWALWQQLAVSALLISVVGFVESVSVGQTLAAKRRQRIDPDQELVGLGAANLSAGLSGGMPVTGGFSRSVVNYDAGAETPAAGAYTAVGIALATLFLTPAIAYLPQATLAATIIVAVSTLIDLPALGRTWRYSRPDFGAMLATILLTLVHSVEAGIIAGVALSIGLFLYRTSRPHSAVVGRVPGTEHFRNVLRHEVELCPKVTFLRVDESLYFANARFLEERVMDLVADEPELKHLVLVCPAVNLVDASALESLEAINERLRDAGVTLHLSEVKGPVMDRLKRTELLAKLSGQVFLSTFEAWQQLIGNKAAERIPV
- a CDS encoding energy-coupling factor ABC transporter permease, with translation MGMTENLLSTGQWVVTLVLFLLILVRAVRTIDWQAFRRDNALQHSFFGAAVVLGFLWQLRAGISPGLAIHVFGITVITLMLGWALAVLSGLLALVITVITGREPLLMFAANGLVTVMVPALVSYGIMLWERRCNFRNFFAYIFFCGFFGAGLSVAAAGVVMCLMLWSSGVYSFGELVHEYIRYLPLFMIPEGFVNGTFVTGLMVFHPDRLTTLDQRRYR
- a CDS encoding putative bifunctional diguanylate cyclase/phosphodiesterase, with protein sequence MPADRAPHPTVSNTLTHRLASVASITRNMVMLLDSAGVIEWVNPGFEEHTGYRLADAIGHTPGELLFGPDTDPETIRRIRRKLFQGEPVQEDILNYSRAGQPFWVQVYCAPVDGDWSGRHGFVVIQSNISDRKASERNLRIAASVFDRSHDAILISDHNNRILDVNPAFSRITGYARHEVLGLTPAILSSGRHSPEYYRSMWQSLEKTDHWRGEIWNRRRNGEDYIEMLAISRVHLDQPGKFYHVAAFSDITALKNHARELDRAANYDDLTGLPNRQLLIERLRSACAHADRLRRGLSVCCLDLDGFKALNHRLGRTEGDRALKLIAERLSHTLRSGDTIARIGGDEFILLLQSDRHDGVYQRILDCVSTPLAVSGETIQITGSIGITRYPDDDADAESLVRHADQAMYSAKEKGRNQYHVFDPGLDAYRRRRRDQLTEISRALENGEFELHYQPQIRVSDSTLKGFEALIRWNHPTRGQLAPGEFLPALENSHLEIPLGQWVVKQAVHQLNAWQAAGECFTVSINISARHLMDPGFADYLASFLKSHPELDPGQLTLEVLETTALEDTKRASNVLGRCRALGLKVALDDFGTGFSSLTYLRTLPVDIIKIDQSFVRNMLTDTNDRAIVESVIFLAQRFSRPALAEGVESPAQARALREMGCHFIQGYGIERPMPASAVPAWAREARCRARTLLAPA
- a CDS encoding response regulator transcription factor, whose amino-acid sequence is MTDAPTWLLIDDDETFLQVLHRSLDRQGIGAAVAHSADEARQALAQQRFHHCVLDLNLAGDSGLQLLPDLLSRQPDLKVLVLTGYGSIATAVEAMRRGAVNYLCKPVTVKQLISGFDPLATAPELRAVPPSVEEMEWEHIQRVLNEHDGNVSATARALNMHRRTLQRKLQKHSYWRN